In Quercus robur chromosome 11, dhQueRobu3.1, whole genome shotgun sequence, the sequence TTAGGGACATGCAAGATCACAGATCTCTTCTTAGCAGTGACAAATTGCATGATCATACTAATCACATCATAACAATCTTCTCATACAAAGCAAGGTAAATGTTCTAAAACTTGTgttaaatgtgttaaaaacaaaacaaagcaaactaAAACTTCTATAAGATGCTATAACCAAAATGTTAAATCAACTTTGTTCACATCATAACAATCTTCTCATATAATCAACTTCTAGGTgttaaatgtgttaaaaacaaagCAAGGTAGACTAAAACTTCCATAAGATGCTATgaccaaaatgttaaataaaccTTGTCTAATTTGGGCAATACAGAACATACAAAGCTACAAACTAAtagaaaagcaaaaacaaaagcatCTGCAAGCCACATTAATGCAACTCTCATGAATTAAATTCAGTAGTTTCCCTTTCAACATTCTACTAATCACATCATAACAATCTTCTCATACAAAGCAAGGTAAACTAAAACTTCCATAAGATGCTATaaccaaaatgttaaataaacaTTGTCTAATTTAGGCAATACAGAACATACAAAAGCTACAAACTAATAgaaaagcaaaatcaaaagcatCTGCAAGCCACATTAGTGCAACTCTCatgaattaaattcaataatttccctttcaacattctactaatcacatcataacaatcttctcatacaaagcaaggtaaatgttctaaaactttaaaaacaacTCTAATGAGTTACATTCAATAGTTTCCCTTTCAACAttctatttatcatttaaattactCTGCCccttttgtaaaaagaaatatcaaacaaatgaacaatCACCAGTCAGTCAgtcactacatttttttttttttttttttttaactaaatacAAAGGAATGTAAAAACCATACCTTGAAGAAAACCATGGGTGTATGGGTTTCAAACTTGAGGGCAGATAATGATACTTGGAGTCAGCTTTCAAtcctatataaaattaaaacaggatcaaaattgattaaagaaaagaaCACAGAACAAAAGTTAAATAGTTAGggtttctaagttttttttagttagGGTTTCATAGTATGAATCTTTgggtttatttgatttgaacATTTGATTTCCATCACAAATGAAACCAACGAGAttaacataaaagaaagatgagaaacaaagaaaaattacctTATTGACTCAGTGAAGAGTACACGGGATGAGGAAACCGTGGGTGTATGGGTTTCAAACTTGAGGGCAGATAATGATACTTGGAGTCAGCTTTCAATCctgtataaaattaaaacaggatcaaaattgattaaagaaaagaaCACAGAACAAAAGTTAAATAGTTAGggtttctaagttttttttttagttagggtTTCATAGTATGAATCTTTgggtttatttgatttgaacATTTGATTTCCATCACAAATGAAACCAATGAGAttaacataaaagaaagatgagaaacaaagaaaaattacctTACTGACTCAGTGAAGAGTACACGGGATAAGGACTCCGGCGGTAGCTATGGAGAGAGGAGTGGACAGCGGCGGTGTTCTAGGTGTTGGAGGCGGAGAGGGGACTGGGTAACGGCATTGGAGGCGGCTAGGGTTTGTTCTTTAGAATctggatttggattttggagaaACAGTAGTTTGGAACTTTGGATTTGGGGAAACGGTTTAGACTTTATAGAGTGTGAGAttgtgagagtttgagagagcaAGTAAAGAACCGAGAGTCTGAGATTGAAGAAATGAAGACTGAAGAGATGAGGAAGAGTGAAAAGGGAAGGAGGAGGCGTGAATGGGAAGCCATGTCCATTAGGGGTGTCTGTCTCTGAAGCGAAAACTGAAGAGAAGAGTGAAGGCTGAAGAGACTCTTGAGACTAGTTGAGAGATATCAGATCTTCCCATTTAATTCTCACCGTTAGATTTCCTTTTCACCTTAGATTATAACCGTTGGTTTAAAATAGATTATTGTGCCACTGTAACCGGTCATATCATGGTCTGTCTTACTCTCATCAAGAccattcattttaaattttattttgtgatgaaCGGCTGATGTTTATGTTGGGAAGGTGTGAGCTTTGAGTCTCGGGCTGGGCAAGGCATGGGCTGTTCTGGAGACTGGGAGACTGAGACTGAATGAAATGTcaaatctacttttttttttattataaataattcgGTCGGTTCGGGTTTTTCGggtgaaatattttgaaacccGGATCCGAACCGAACTATTCGGGTTATTTTCTTCCCAATCCGTGACCGATCGTAGCTGGATTGGGAGCCACTCGTGGACCTTCGGTTCGTTCGGGCGGGCGGGTCGGTTGATGCGGGTCCTTGGACACCCCTAGTCAGGGAAGTAAGAAAAATTGAGCTGAAAATGCACCGAAAGTGTAGTACTTTACACCTATTTTCAGGTCTTTGGAGGTTGCAAATCAAAACGACTTAAGAATGCttcaaataatatttatttaatttttaaattaaaattgttatttaaaactcttttttaatataaactttttatatttAGGTTTGTTAAGAGCACTCAAATCACTATCAGTTCTTATATAATAGCGAaataattactttttagccAACTAATTCCAAAATTCACCTACATCAAATCATACAAaattctgtaaaaaaaaatatatatatatatatatatatatatattaaaacataGTTGCTAaagtaattatgtaaatttactctagtaatatttatttgtgtttaggTTTTTATCCTTTCTTTACATGTCTTGAGAATGAAGGAAAAGAGTGGGTAATGATTGCTGtgtgtgaagaaaaataaataattaaataaaatcaagaaaaatgatattttaatgaaatataatataaaaataatctgATGTAGAGTGTTTTAAAACGTAAATATGTAAACTAGAAAAATTAgttcttatattaaaattataaatatgaatttttgcATGAGCTAATGCAAATGTTCTAACGTCTACTTTTCATCAATTGATTATATGACAAAtctatttaatttcattatgtataatagattttaaataggattttatgaatttttgttttaaaaaaaacttattttgatgaaacaattgtcacaaattttgttaatataattTCTGCAAGCATAAATGCACTtgaaaaatcatttaatttttttatgtagtcaaatattattatatgacaattttatcttcttcttttttttaacgttATATATTATGATTAATATTACCCCTGTAATCTTCTCATTGCATTACTTCTTTATCTTCTAATTCGGTTTTGATAAGGttctaacaataaaaaaataaaaactcaatttttatatattttcattgaCTGTGAGCTTTCATATTAATCTTTGTTGGATTTTGCAATGTCAACTGAATGAAATCACTCACATTCTCATCaaaattagtattatttatattttatcaatatcATAAGTAGTGCAAGCCAACTGGAAGCTAGTGGTAGCTTGTAACAGGAACTTAGATATTATCCTTTTTTGGTAAACTAACTTAGATATTATCACCAACTACAATAAGATATATTCTCATCACTCACGGCACATTCACATATAGAGATACATATACAGATAGATACCAGTTACCATAGGAGCCACACAACCACCAACTTCAACCTCCCGTCAtcaaaaaaaaggtaaatattttttttttttcatgtgttcACTCACTCATTCCTTATAATTCCCATTTTATCACATCTTTGACCATCTTAATCTTCTGCTGGGATGTAGACTCCAATGAATTCCACCTCTTCTTCCACTCATCAGTGGGAGTATGATGTCTTCTTGAACTTCAGAGGTGAAGATACCCGCTACAGTTTTACAGGCCATTTATATAAGGCTTTCTGTGACAAAAACATTTACACCTTCATGGATGATAAACTTCGAAGGGGAGAAAACATTTCAGAGGAACTTCTCAAAACCATCAAAAGGTCAATGATATCGGTTATTGTGTTCTCTGAAAATTATGCATCTTCCAAATGGTGTTTGGATGAATTTGTTTGGATTCTTGAGTGTAGGAAAAATCTTGGCCAATTAGTTTTACCAGTTTTTTATGGCATAGATCCATTAGAAGTACGTAAACAAGAGGGAAAGTTTGGGGTAGAATTGGctaaacatgaaaaaaatttcaaggatAACATTCGTAAGGTGCAGATTTGGAGGGCAGCTCTAAAAGAAGTTGGCAATTTGTCTGGATTTCATTACGATAATGAGTATGTATCTCATGATTACtctcatgctttcatgcatattttgtattttaatggTTTTTCATAAACACTATATGAAATTGttctattttgataatatatttagCTATGAAGGTAGTTGCCAGTTATCCTACAAAGGAATTTTAATTATACCAATTAAGAGTTTCTTCCAtgtattttttgagaaaagttttaagaaaaatttcttAATCATTTCGATCGGGTATCATATGTGGGTTTCTAATAAGTTTGGTTCCTCACCTAAGAATAAAACTGATAAGTGGGGTTTTCATGCAACTACTTGATATAAGAATAAAACTGATTCCTATCCAAAAAgacaaactaataaatttaaatatagttGGTTCCCAAGACTATGAATTATGTACTTACCatttactttaattaaaaatgtacTACTCACTTTTCtcataaaggaaaaataattacCACTTGTTAATTCTAACGCCCTAACCCGtcctccccctccccccttaTTCATGTagcaaaagggaaaaaaatgcaaaaaaaaactatataccGAGAATTTTGCTTATCTTCATACCTGCATTTTCCAGCTAATCCATTTCATAACATGCTTTTTATGCTATGTGATTGGCAGTTGCCTTGAATCTAAATTTATCCAGGGAATTATCAAATGGATATCAAGCACTACATTAAACCGCACACGTTTATTTGTTGCTAAATACCCTATTGGAGTAGATTCTTGTgcaacaaaaatagaaaagattttaaataTTGAGTCAAATGATATTCGA encodes:
- the LOC126707488 gene encoding disease resistance protein RPV1-like isoform X3 yields the protein MNSTSSSTHQWEYDVFLNFRGEDTRYSFTGHLYKAFCDKNIYTFMDDKLRRGENISEELLKTIKRSMISVIVFSENYASSKWCLDEFVWILECRKNLGQLVLPVFYGIDPLEVRKQEGKFGVELAKHEKNFKDNIRKVQIWRAALKEVGNLSGFHYDNEERIKFEA
- the LOC126707488 gene encoding disease resistance protein RPV1-like isoform X2; the encoded protein is MNSTSSSTHQWEYDVFLNFRGEDTRYSFTGHLYKAFCDKNIYTFMDDKLRRGENISEELLKTIKRSMISVIVFSENYASSKWCLDEFVWILECRKNLGQLVLPVFYGIDPLEVRKQEGKFGVELAKHEKNFKDNIRKIWRAALKEVGSLSGFHYNNDCLESKFIQGLIE